In Actinomadura citrea, a single window of DNA contains:
- a CDS encoding class I SAM-dependent methyltransferase, giving the protein MSVSHDEKVVREFSKQAAGFSDPRLNTAFTRHLDRLVRFMDPELDLEDVVLEVAAGTGIVSRAIARRVRHVTALDLTPAMLAEGKRDADHAGLTNVTFAHGDATALPYLDRSFTLVVTRFSLHQVADPGAVVTEMARVSRPGAALIIADLVRPEGLDGDPDRIERLRDPSHGAALTEARIAELVTAAGAAVKRADRFDHSRPLDPWLEFSHTPSDAAAQIRRELEEELAGGPATGMRPSMVDGALHFTHSYLFQQAIVG; this is encoded by the coding sequence GTGTCGGTGTCCCATGACGAGAAGGTGGTACGGGAGTTCTCCAAGCAGGCGGCCGGGTTCTCCGACCCGAGGCTGAACACGGCCTTCACCCGCCATCTGGACCGGCTCGTCCGGTTCATGGACCCCGAGCTCGACCTGGAGGACGTCGTTCTGGAGGTCGCCGCCGGGACCGGCATCGTGTCCCGCGCGATCGCCCGCCGCGTCCGGCACGTGACGGCGCTCGACCTCACGCCCGCGATGCTCGCCGAGGGCAAGCGCGACGCCGACCACGCCGGCCTCACCAACGTCACCTTCGCGCACGGCGACGCCACGGCCCTGCCCTACCTCGACCGGTCGTTCACCCTCGTCGTCACCCGCTTCTCGCTGCACCAGGTCGCCGACCCCGGGGCCGTCGTGACGGAGATGGCCCGGGTCAGCCGCCCCGGCGCCGCGCTGATCATCGCCGACCTGGTCCGGCCCGAGGGACTGGACGGCGATCCCGACCGGATCGAGCGCCTCCGCGACCCCTCGCACGGGGCGGCTCTCACCGAGGCGCGGATCGCGGAGCTCGTCACGGCGGCGGGCGCGGCGGTCAAGCGCGCCGACCGGTTCGACCACAGCCGCCCGCTGGACCCGTGGCTGGAGTTCTCGCACACCCCCTCGGACGCCGCGGCGCAGATCAGGCGGGAGCTGGAGGAGGAGCTGGCGGGCGGACCCGCCACCGGCATGCGCCCGAGCATGGTCGACGGCGCCCTGCACTTCACGCACTCCTACCTCTTCCAGCAGGCCATCGTCGGATAA
- a CDS encoding ATP-dependent helicase, with protein MITPGELARLLEIPAPTEEQARVIEAPMAPMAVIAGAGSGKSETMAARVVWLVANGFVRPERVLGLTFTRKAAAELGVRVRKRLDRLREVLPGDELERLGGEALFDGEPMVSTYHSYAARLFGDHALREALEPTMRLISPAVAWQICSRVVDAYHGPMDRIDWQPDTVTKAVMELSGDLSEHLRTAEDVRRVGAWLDERLAVVKKPLKAQRDILAKHAVREQLMPLIEAYGRAKADREVIDHGDQMALAARIAYKHPEVGMIERSRFSVVLLDEYQDTSQAQLVLLTSLFAGGHPVTAVGDPCQSIYGWRGASAGNLLRFAHDFPLQPAAAPGGRPVAAPVVQLSRSFRNGEQILEAAARVQEELRAETRSVPRLIPGAGREGRGRVECALFPTVEDEADRVAARIAGLMAGDPETAPDGGPQAEPLRYSDVAVLARKRSQFPLIRRALEARGIPVEVVGLGGLLTVPEVQDVVATLRVMHDPTAGASLARLLTGPRWRLGPRDLVALGRRARALAQESARDITRPDPVPAAAPEEGPGPAAPGEGLGPASGSVLGSVSTAEPDPASAAAPGPASGATSGDESGAAPREGADDASDAAFGVASVEGAGEGDGGDDPLRQLVSELNQETGSLVDALDDLGPPDAFSPEGYGRLRRLRDELRALRGQVGLPLPDLANEVERALGLDIEVAARSGLDPVTARADLDAFIDAAATFAGDAEDPTLGAFLAYLKAAETEEFGLEAGRVGETDSVKLLTVHASKGLEWPVVVVPGLAYTPQKNGSPAKGSIFPSPPQNATRWTANPRVLPFMLRGDRADLPALTGLEKDDLSVFDQACSERDLREERRLAYVAVTRASSLLITTGYWWGSSGRPLGPSPFLEEVRAVCLAGAGSVAVWADPPEEGAANPLLADPEEAQWPIAPGERGRSDLSARARYEAVVEGARMVEDEMAGRTRHWAGDTGLSDADRGRMTAWARDVELLLAERDRGRGGDGLLVELPAHLSVSSLVSLARDPAALARQIRRPMPRPPAPYARRGTAFHTWLEGRWGQQRLLDPDELPGAADEGAADDAHLATLRERFERSEWAAREPLDIEVPFETIIGDRLVRGRMDAVFRSRDGGYEVVDWKTGAPPRGDEARFSAVQLAAYRLAWAELAGVDVARVSAAFHYVSAEVTVRPADLLDAAGLAALLDGVPAA; from the coding sequence GTGATCACGCCGGGAGAGCTGGCCCGGCTGCTGGAGATCCCGGCGCCGACGGAGGAGCAGGCCCGGGTGATCGAGGCGCCGATGGCGCCGATGGCGGTGATCGCCGGCGCCGGGTCGGGCAAGAGCGAGACGATGGCCGCGCGGGTGGTGTGGCTGGTCGCGAACGGCTTCGTCCGGCCGGAGCGCGTCCTCGGGCTCACCTTCACCCGCAAGGCCGCCGCCGAGCTCGGCGTGCGCGTGCGCAAGCGGCTCGACAGGCTCCGCGAGGTCCTGCCGGGCGACGAGCTCGAACGGCTGGGCGGCGAGGCCCTGTTCGACGGCGAGCCGATGGTGTCCACGTACCACTCGTACGCGGCGCGGCTCTTCGGCGACCACGCCCTGCGCGAGGCGCTCGAACCCACGATGCGGCTGATCTCGCCGGCCGTCGCCTGGCAGATCTGCTCGCGGGTGGTCGACGCCTACCACGGCCCCATGGACCGGATCGACTGGCAGCCCGACACCGTCACCAAGGCCGTCATGGAACTGTCCGGCGACCTGTCGGAGCATCTGCGCACGGCCGAGGACGTCCGCAGGGTCGGCGCCTGGCTCGACGAGCGGCTCGCCGTGGTGAAGAAGCCGCTCAAGGCGCAGCGCGACATCCTCGCCAAGCACGCCGTCCGCGAGCAGCTCATGCCGCTCATCGAGGCGTACGGGCGCGCCAAGGCCGACCGCGAGGTCATCGACCACGGCGACCAGATGGCCCTCGCCGCCCGCATCGCCTACAAGCACCCCGAGGTCGGGATGATCGAGCGGTCCCGGTTCTCGGTCGTCCTGCTGGACGAGTACCAGGACACCAGCCAGGCGCAGCTCGTCCTGCTGACGTCGCTGTTCGCGGGCGGGCACCCCGTCACGGCCGTAGGCGACCCCTGCCAGTCCATCTACGGGTGGCGCGGCGCGAGCGCCGGGAACCTGCTGCGGTTCGCCCACGACTTCCCTCTGCAGCCGGCGGCGGCCCCCGGGGGGCGTCCCGTGGCGGCGCCGGTCGTGCAGCTCAGCCGGTCGTTCCGCAACGGCGAGCAGATCCTGGAGGCGGCGGCCAGGGTGCAGGAGGAGCTGCGCGCCGAGACGAGGTCCGTGCCCCGCCTCATCCCGGGCGCCGGACGCGAGGGGCGCGGACGCGTCGAATGCGCCCTCTTCCCCACCGTGGAGGACGAGGCCGACCGCGTCGCCGCGCGCATCGCCGGGCTCATGGCCGGCGACCCCGAGACCGCCCCGGACGGCGGCCCCCAGGCCGAACCGCTCCGCTACTCCGACGTCGCCGTCCTGGCCCGGAAGCGGTCGCAGTTCCCGCTGATCAGGCGGGCCCTGGAGGCGCGCGGCATCCCGGTCGAGGTGGTCGGGCTCGGCGGGCTCCTCACCGTCCCCGAGGTACAGGACGTCGTCGCCACGTTGCGCGTCATGCACGACCCGACCGCCGGCGCGTCCCTCGCCCGGCTGCTCACCGGGCCGCGCTGGCGCCTCGGCCCCCGCGACCTCGTCGCCCTCGGCCGCCGCGCCCGCGCCCTGGCCCAGGAATCGGCCCGCGACATCACCCGCCCCGACCCCGTCCCCGCCGCCGCGCCCGAGGAGGGGCCCGGCCCCGCCGCCCCCGGCGAGGGCCTCGGCCCCGCGTCAGGCAGCGTTCTCGGCAGCGTGTCGACCGCCGAGCCCGACCCCGCCTCCGCCGCCGCGCCCGGCCCCGCGTCGGGCGCCACCTCCGGCGACGAGTCCGGCGCAGCGCCCCGCGAAGGGGCCGACGACGCGTCCGACGCCGCCTTCGGCGTCGCCTCCGTTGAGGGGGCCGGCGAGGGTGACGGCGGGGACGATCCGCTGCGGCAGCTCGTCAGCGAGCTGAACCAGGAGACCGGCAGCCTCGTCGACGCGCTCGACGACCTCGGCCCGCCCGACGCGTTCTCGCCCGAGGGGTACGGGCGCCTGCGCCGCCTCCGCGACGAGTTGCGCGCCCTGCGCGGCCAGGTCGGGCTGCCGCTGCCCGACCTGGCCAACGAGGTCGAGCGCGCGCTCGGCCTCGACATCGAGGTCGCGGCGCGGTCCGGGCTCGACCCCGTCACCGCCCGCGCCGACCTCGACGCGTTCATCGACGCCGCCGCCACGTTCGCGGGCGACGCCGAGGACCCGACGCTCGGCGCGTTCCTCGCCTACCTCAAGGCCGCCGAGACCGAGGAGTTCGGCCTGGAGGCCGGACGGGTCGGGGAGACCGACAGCGTCAAGCTCCTCACCGTCCACGCCTCCAAGGGCCTGGAATGGCCGGTCGTCGTCGTCCCCGGCCTGGCGTACACGCCGCAGAAGAACGGTTCACCCGCCAAGGGGTCGATCTTCCCTTCGCCGCCGCAGAACGCCACCCGCTGGACGGCGAACCCGCGCGTCCTGCCGTTCATGCTGCGCGGCGACCGCGCCGACCTGCCCGCGCTGACCGGGCTGGAGAAGGACGACCTCTCCGTTTTCGACCAGGCGTGCTCCGAGCGCGACCTGCGGGAGGAGCGGCGGCTCGCCTACGTCGCGGTCACCCGCGCGTCCAGCCTGCTGATCACCACCGGCTACTGGTGGGGGTCCTCGGGCCGCCCGCTCGGCCCGTCGCCGTTCCTGGAGGAGGTGCGGGCGGTCTGCCTCGCCGGGGCCGGGTCCGTCGCGGTGTGGGCCGACCCGCCGGAGGAGGGCGCCGCCAACCCGCTGCTCGCCGACCCCGAGGAGGCGCAGTGGCCCATCGCGCCGGGCGAGCGCGGCCGGTCCGACCTGTCGGCGCGGGCGCGCTACGAGGCGGTCGTGGAGGGGGCCCGCATGGTCGAGGACGAGATGGCCGGGCGCACCCGCCACTGGGCCGGGGACACCGGCCTGTCCGACGCCGACCGGGGGCGCATGACGGCGTGGGCGCGCGACGTCGAGCTGCTGCTCGCCGAGCGCGACCGGGGGCGCGGGGGCGACGGCCTGCTCGTCGAGCTGCCCGCGCACCTGTCGGTGTCGTCGCTGGTGTCGCTGGCGCGCGACCCGGCGGCGCTCGCGCGGCAGATCCGCCGTCCCATGCCGCGCCCGCCCGCCCCCTACGCGCGGCGCGGCACCGCCTTCCACACCTGGCTGGAGGGCCGCTGGGGGCAGCAGCGCCTCCTGGACCCCGACGAGCTGCCCGGCGCCGCCGACGAGGGCGCCGCCGACGACGCGCACCTGGCGACGCTGCGCGAGCGCTTCGAGCGGTCGGAGTGGGCGGCGCGCGAGCCGCTCGACATCGAGGTGCCCTTCGAGACCATCATCGGCGACCGGCTGGTCCGGGGCCGGATGGACGCGGTGTTCCGGTCCCGGGACGGCGGCTACGAGGTCGTCGACTGGAAGACCGGCGCCCCGCCGCGCGGGGACGAGGCCCGGTTCTCCGCCGTGCAGCTCGCCGCGTACCGGCTGGCGTGGGCCGAACTCGCGGGGGTGGACGTCGCGCGGGTCAGCGCCGCGTTCCACTACGTCTCCGCCGAGGTCACCGTCCGTCCCGCCGACCTGCTCGACGCGGCCGGGCTCGCCGCGCTGCTGGACGGCGTCCCCGCCGCCTGA
- a CDS encoding MerR family transcriptional regulator gives MDGEATYSIGELARSAGVTVKAVRFYTERGIVPARRTAAGHRRYGADAVARLGLVRTLRELGIDLATVQKIVDREVRAADAAAAHAEAVAAQMRMLRLRHAVLTIAARRGSDPEEMELMHRLARLSAAERDDLVADFLDSSFGTPDAGPMSRVLHRSLAPELPDDPTSEQLAAWVELAELTRDPGFRALMRGLFDDHATEAARRTGPPRKHAVARVAETVRPLLAAGAAPDSPRAAQAVTDVVAAYAEFQGRPDTPALRARLATYLTSANDPRRERYLHLLSTVNDWSPPDHPRHELDWFLAALTSS, from the coding sequence ATGGACGGTGAAGCGACCTACTCCATCGGCGAACTCGCCCGGAGCGCCGGGGTCACCGTGAAGGCCGTGCGGTTCTACACCGAGCGCGGGATCGTCCCGGCGCGCAGGACCGCGGCGGGCCACCGGCGGTACGGAGCCGACGCCGTGGCCCGGCTGGGCCTGGTGCGGACGCTGCGCGAGCTGGGGATCGACCTGGCCACCGTCCAGAAGATCGTCGACCGCGAGGTGCGGGCCGCCGACGCGGCCGCCGCCCACGCCGAGGCCGTCGCCGCCCAGATGCGGATGCTGCGGCTGCGGCACGCGGTGCTGACCATCGCCGCCCGCCGCGGCAGCGATCCCGAGGAGATGGAACTGATGCACCGGCTCGCCCGCCTGTCCGCCGCCGAACGCGACGACCTCGTCGCCGACTTCCTCGACAGCTCCTTCGGCACCCCCGACGCGGGGCCGATGTCCCGCGTCCTGCACCGGTCGCTGGCCCCGGAACTGCCCGACGACCCCACGTCCGAGCAACTGGCCGCCTGGGTGGAACTGGCCGAGCTCACGCGCGATCCCGGCTTCCGTGCCCTGATGCGGGGCCTGTTCGACGACCACGCCACCGAGGCCGCCCGGCGCACGGGCCCACCACGCAAGCACGCCGTGGCGCGGGTCGCCGAGACCGTGCGCCCCCTGCTCGCCGCAGGAGCAGCCCCCGACTCACCCCGGGCGGCCCAAGCCGTCACCGACGTGGTCGCCGCCTACGCCGAGTTCCAGGGCCGACCCGACACCCCCGCCCTGCGCGCCCGCCTGGCCACCTACCTGACCAGCGCCAACGACCCACGGCGGGAGCGCTACCTGCATCTCCTGTCGACCGTCAACGACTGGTCCCCGCCCGACCACCCCCGCCACGAACTCGACTGGTTCCTGGCAGCCCTCACCAGTTCCTGA
- a CDS encoding AMP-binding protein, with translation MLERVRGAAEAGVRAARAVRDAGVVRPVRPDRAARLLFPYVRFGPVPATLGAMAALRFPDRTALIDERGALSYAELERRAAALATALSGRVGDGKVGILCRNHRGFVETVLAATRLGNDVVLLNTDFSGRQLGQVVEREEIELLVHDEEFGPAVEESGFAGKRVVAWADGGGAIDALIEETAPEPVKPERASRVILMTSGTTGTPKGARHDLSASSLLPAALSHLMRVPVRSGAPMVIGPPLFHLLGFAYTTVGLAMGMPLVLSRRFDPRQVLETIADSRAEALVAVPVMLQRVLDVRDAPPTPALRAVVCGGAALHPHLSEAFMDAFGDVLVNVYGATETGWATIATPEDLRAAPGTVGRPSFRLTIKVLGEDGRELPAGETGEVYTGGGLRFAGYTGGGGRRVRDGLTGTGDLGHFDAAGRLFIDGRADDMIVSGGENVFPGEVENLLGGHPDVAEVSVTGVDDERFGQRLAAHVVRTEGAEVAEDDLREYVRAHLARYKVPRDIRFVRELPRTSTGKVKRRPDGGR, from the coding sequence GTGCTTGAGCGGGTGCGTGGTGCTGCGGAGGCGGGAGTCAGGGCGGCCCGGGCGGTGCGGGACGCCGGGGTGGTGCGGCCCGTCCGGCCTGATCGGGCGGCGCGGCTTCTGTTTCCGTACGTGCGGTTCGGGCCCGTCCCCGCGACGCTCGGCGCCATGGCCGCGCTGCGGTTCCCCGACCGGACGGCCCTGATCGACGAGCGCGGCGCGCTGTCCTACGCGGAACTCGAACGGCGGGCGGCGGCGCTGGCCACGGCGCTCAGCGGCCGTGTGGGCGACGGGAAGGTCGGGATCCTGTGCCGCAATCACCGGGGGTTCGTCGAAACGGTCCTCGCGGCGACGCGGCTGGGCAATGACGTCGTGCTGCTGAACACCGATTTCTCCGGGCGGCAACTGGGGCAGGTCGTCGAACGCGAGGAGATCGAACTGCTCGTGCACGACGAGGAGTTCGGGCCGGCCGTCGAGGAGTCGGGGTTCGCCGGGAAGCGGGTGGTCGCGTGGGCCGACGGCGGCGGGGCGATCGACGCGCTGATCGAGGAGACCGCTCCCGAACCCGTCAAGCCCGAGCGGGCCAGCCGGGTGATCCTGATGACGTCCGGGACGACCGGCACGCCCAAGGGGGCACGGCACGATCTGTCCGCCTCGTCGCTGCTGCCCGCGGCCCTGAGCCATCTGATGCGCGTTCCCGTCCGGTCGGGCGCGCCGATGGTCATCGGGCCCCCGCTCTTCCATCTGCTCGGCTTCGCCTACACGACGGTCGGGCTCGCCATGGGGATGCCGCTCGTGCTGTCCCGCCGCTTCGATCCCCGGCAGGTGCTGGAGACGATCGCGGACAGCCGGGCGGAGGCGCTCGTGGCGGTGCCGGTGATGCTCCAGCGCGTCCTGGACGTGCGGGACGCGCCGCCGACGCCGGCGCTGCGGGCGGTCGTGTGCGGCGGGGCGGCCCTGCATCCGCACCTGTCCGAGGCGTTCATGGACGCGTTCGGCGACGTGCTCGTCAACGTCTACGGCGCGACCGAGACCGGGTGGGCCACGATCGCCACGCCCGAGGACCTGCGGGCCGCGCCCGGCACGGTCGGCAGGCCGTCCTTCCGGCTCACGATCAAGGTGCTCGGGGAGGACGGGCGGGAGCTGCCCGCGGGCGAGACCGGGGAGGTCTACACGGGCGGCGGCCTGCGGTTCGCCGGGTACACCGGGGGCGGCGGCAGGCGCGTACGGGACGGCCTGACCGGCACCGGCGACCTCGGGCACTTCGACGCGGCGGGACGGCTGTTCATCGACGGCCGCGCCGACGACATGATCGTCTCGGGCGGGGAGAACGTGTTCCCCGGCGAGGTGGAGAACCTGCTCGGCGGCCACCCGGACGTCGCGGAGGTGTCGGTCACCGGGGTGGACGACGAGAGGTTCGGGCAGCGGCTCGCCGCGCACGTCGTCAGGACCGAGGGGGCGGAGGTCGCCGAGGACGACCTCAGGGAGTACGTGCGCGCCCACCTGGCCCGGTACAAGGTCCCGCGGGACATCCGGTTCGTCCGGGAACTGCCCCGCACCAGCACCGGCAAGGTCAAGCGACGGCCCGACGGCGGTCGATGA
- a CDS encoding LysR family transcriptional regulator, producing the protein MDTRLLTTFLAVLRNGGMTAAAAELGFVQSTVTAHVQALERLAGTPLLDRLPGGVSPTRAGSLLAEHARGVLDLQERMLAEVTAAATEPSGPVRLRAPESVCAYWLAPLLPRLRARLPDVTVSLFPADTRTALTALADRGADVALILDPSPDPSGVDLVDLGAQPLSLVAAVSTPLPRNRPLTPAELAATGIVLLEEGCSYSDEFAALVTAARPTANPPRFGGIETAKRCVAAGLGAALLPTVTVADELAAGALAELTPPAGLSRHHLWLAEPASRWRSPAVHALRTALIDSITGPGAPGSPPRP; encoded by the coding sequence ATGGACACGCGCCTCCTCACCACCTTCCTCGCGGTCCTGCGCAACGGCGGGATGACCGCCGCCGCGGCGGAGCTCGGCTTCGTGCAGTCCACCGTCACCGCGCACGTCCAGGCGCTGGAGCGCCTCGCCGGGACGCCGCTGCTCGACCGCCTCCCCGGGGGCGTCTCCCCCACCCGTGCCGGTTCCCTGCTCGCCGAGCACGCCCGGGGCGTCCTCGATCTCCAGGAGCGGATGCTCGCGGAGGTCACCGCCGCCGCCACCGAGCCGTCCGGCCCGGTGCGGCTCCGGGCCCCGGAGTCCGTGTGCGCCTACTGGCTCGCGCCCCTGCTGCCCCGGTTGCGGGCGCGACTCCCGGACGTGACCGTCTCGCTGTTCCCCGCCGACACCCGGACCGCGCTCACCGCGCTCGCCGACCGCGGCGCCGACGTGGCCCTCATCCTCGACCCCTCGCCGGACCCGTCCGGCGTGGACCTGGTCGACCTCGGCGCCCAACCCCTGTCACTCGTCGCGGCGGTGTCCACACCCCTCCCCAGGAACCGTCCCCTCACCCCGGCGGAGCTGGCCGCGACCGGCATCGTCCTTCTGGAGGAAGGCTGCTCCTACAGCGACGAGTTCGCCGCCCTGGTCACGGCCGCCCGTCCCACGGCGAACCCGCCCCGCTTCGGAGGCATCGAGACCGCGAAGCGCTGCGTGGCGGCGGGCCTCGGCGCGGCGCTGCTGCCCACGGTCACGGTCGCCGACGAACTGGCCGCCGGCGCGCTCGCCGAACTGACCCCGCCCGCCGGCCTGTCCCGGCACCACCTCTGGCTCGCCGAGCCGGCCTCCCGCTGGCGCTCCCCCGCCGTCCACGCCCTCCGCACCGCCCTGATCGACTCGATCACCGGGCCGGGCGCCCCCGGTTCGCCGCCGCGCCCCTGA
- a CDS encoding ATP-dependent DNA helicase → MRRAGPARSVPPVLDEQQRRVVEHAGGPMLVLAGPGTGKTTTIVEAVVDRIENRGVDPERVLVLTFSRKAAGELRERITGRLHRTTRTPLALTFHSYAYALIRRDAVLNEEPAPRLLSGPEQLLEVRRLLEGELADGARDWPERLRAALATRGFAEELRDFALRAVERQYAAEDLAALGRMRGRDDWAAIGGFMERYVDRFLLDPVPTYDYGELIHLAAGMLADEEVRIRERDAYDAVFVDEYQDTDPAQEALLHHLAGEGRDLVVVGDPDQSIYGFRGADVRGIQEFPDRFPALDGAPAPVVALRTCRRMGPEILTASRRIARRLPAGAAGAAEHRALRPVEELDEGEVRAVIADSESQESALVADELRRAHLLDGVPWSRMAVLVRSAVRQVPVLRRALAQAGVPVVVAGDEVPLVGEPAVRPFLVLLRAALKKGFLDEVVAEDLLTGPLGGADALAMRRLKRALRDLEELSGGQRELGDLLVAAVNDPRELVLVHERVRAPAERIANLIEVARRSVHDGGTAEDVLWAVWQESGQADVLLEQSVKGGTRGAAADRDLDAVVALFDHAARFVDRLPQAGPELFVDNVASQEIAGDTLAEQAPEGEAVRILTAHRSKGLEWDVVVVAGVQEGVWPDVRLRGSLLGVEELVEHAAGAEPDGDAAAGASMAAKMLDEERRLFYVAVTRARRRLVVTAVGGDDTEERPSRFLNELLPGAIEQSQLDEKTRWLSLSALVADLRSVVGDPSRPEPLRRAAAGHLARLARAGVRGARPENWYAITALSDGGPAFAEDEPITISPSQVEAFTTCGLRWLLASAVGAQEGGPNEYSTMGKVVHAVAEMAGADDGVDEVHVAQRLDEIWKDLEFRSSWYSEKQREQAAKMVDKFLAWHRDNPNEVVALEESFKVDLGRVVIKGRIDRAERDEQGRAVIIDIKTSSTAVPKDDLARHPQLGVYQYAVMLGAFERHGLIEPGGAKLIQVGKAAFTAKAREQEQPPPAEDADPEWPKRLVEIVATGMAGDVFQARANDKCRTCPVRSCCPVHDEGGQVSD, encoded by the coding sequence GTGCGACGCGCGGGTCCCGCGCGGAGCGTCCCGCCCGTGCTCGACGAGCAGCAGCGGCGGGTGGTCGAGCACGCCGGCGGGCCGATGCTGGTGCTGGCGGGGCCGGGCACCGGGAAGACGACGACGATCGTGGAGGCGGTCGTCGACCGTATCGAGAACCGCGGCGTCGACCCCGAGCGGGTGCTCGTCCTGACGTTCAGCCGCAAGGCGGCGGGGGAGTTGCGGGAGCGCATCACCGGCCGCCTTCACCGGACGACGCGCACGCCCCTGGCCCTCACCTTCCACAGCTACGCGTACGCGCTGATCCGGCGGGACGCCGTGCTGAACGAGGAACCGGCCCCCCGGCTGCTGTCCGGGCCCGAGCAGTTGCTGGAGGTGCGGCGGCTGCTGGAGGGCGAGCTCGCGGACGGCGCCCGCGACTGGCCGGAGCGGCTGAGGGCCGCCCTGGCGACCCGGGGGTTCGCCGAGGAACTGCGCGACTTCGCCCTGCGCGCGGTCGAGCGGCAGTACGCCGCGGAGGACCTCGCCGCTCTCGGACGCATGAGGGGCCGCGACGACTGGGCCGCCATCGGCGGGTTCATGGAGCGGTACGTGGACCGGTTCCTGCTCGACCCCGTCCCCACCTACGACTACGGCGAGCTGATCCACCTGGCCGCGGGGATGCTCGCGGACGAGGAGGTGCGGATCCGGGAGCGCGACGCCTACGACGCCGTGTTCGTGGACGAGTACCAGGACACCGACCCCGCGCAGGAGGCCCTCCTGCACCATCTCGCGGGCGAGGGGCGCGACCTGGTCGTGGTCGGCGATCCGGACCAGTCGATCTACGGGTTCCGGGGCGCGGACGTGCGCGGCATCCAGGAGTTCCCGGACCGCTTCCCCGCCCTGGACGGCGCCCCGGCGCCCGTGGTGGCGCTGCGGACGTGCCGCCGGATGGGACCCGAGATCCTCACCGCCTCGCGCCGCATCGCGCGGCGGCTGCCCGCCGGGGCGGCGGGCGCGGCCGAGCACCGCGCGCTGCGGCCGGTGGAGGAGCTCGACGAGGGCGAGGTGCGCGCGGTCATCGCCGACTCCGAGAGCCAGGAGTCCGCGCTGGTGGCCGACGAACTGCGCCGCGCCCACCTGCTCGACGGCGTGCCGTGGTCGCGTATGGCGGTCCTGGTGCGCAGCGCCGTCCGGCAGGTCCCGGTGCTGCGGCGGGCGCTCGCCCAGGCCGGTGTGCCGGTGGTGGTCGCCGGTGACGAGGTGCCGCTGGTGGGGGAGCCCGCCGTCCGCCCGTTCCTCGTCCTGCTGCGGGCGGCGCTGAAGAAGGGCTTCCTGGACGAGGTCGTGGCCGAAGACCTCCTGACCGGCCCGCTGGGCGGCGCCGACGCGCTCGCCATGCGCCGGCTCAAGCGCGCTCTGCGCGACCTGGAGGAGCTGTCGGGCGGGCAGCGCGAGCTGGGCGATCTCCTGGTCGCGGCGGTGAACGACCCCCGGGAGCTGGTCCTGGTCCACGAGAGGGTCCGGGCGCCGGCGGAGCGGATCGCCAACCTGATCGAGGTGGCGCGGCGCAGCGTGCACGACGGCGGCACCGCCGAGGACGTGCTGTGGGCCGTGTGGCAGGAGAGCGGCCAGGCCGACGTGCTGCTGGAGCAGAGCGTCAAGGGCGGGACGCGCGGCGCGGCGGCCGACCGCGACCTCGACGCCGTGGTGGCGCTGTTCGACCACGCCGCGCGGTTCGTGGACCGGCTCCCCCAGGCGGGGCCCGAGCTGTTCGTTGACAACGTCGCGTCCCAGGAGATCGCCGGTGACACGCTGGCCGAGCAGGCGCCCGAGGGCGAGGCGGTCCGGATCCTCACCGCGCACCGCTCCAAGGGCCTGGAGTGGGACGTGGTCGTCGTCGCCGGCGTCCAGGAGGGCGTCTGGCCCGACGTCCGGCTGCGCGGGTCGCTGCTCGGCGTCGAGGAGCTGGTCGAGCACGCGGCCGGGGCCGAGCCCGACGGGGACGCCGCCGCCGGCGCCTCGATGGCCGCCAAGATGCTCGACGAGGAGCGGCGGCTGTTCTACGTGGCGGTCACGCGCGCCCGCAGACGGCTCGTGGTGACGGCCGTCGGCGGCGACGACACCGAGGAGAGGCCGTCCCGCTTCCTGAACGAGCTGCTCCCCGGCGCGATCGAGCAGTCCCAGCTGGACGAGAAGACCCGCTGGCTGTCGCTGTCGGCGCTGGTGGCCGACCTGCGTTCCGTCGTCGGCGACCCGTCCCGCCCGGAACCGCTGCGGCGCGCGGCGGCCGGGCACCTGGCCCGCCTGGCGCGCGCGGGCGTGCGCGGCGCGAGGCCGGAGAACTGGTACGCGATCACCGCCCTGTCCGACGGCGGGCCCGCGTTCGCCGAGGACGAGCCCATCACGATCTCACCGTCCCAGGTCGAGGCGTTCACCACGTGCGGGCTGCGCTGGCTGCTCGCCTCGGCGGTCGGCGCCCAGGAGGGCGGGCCCAACGAGTACAGCACGATGGGCAAGGTGGTCCACGCCGTCGCCGAGATGGCGGGCGCGGACGACGGCGTCGACGAGGTGCACGTCGCGCAGCGGCTCGACGAGATCTGGAAGGACCTGGAGTTCCGCAGCTCGTGGTACTCGGAGAAGCAGCGCGAGCAGGCCGCGAAGATGGTCGACAAGTTCCTCGCCTGGCACCGCGACAACCCCAACGAGGTCGTCGCGCTGGAGGAGTCGTTCAAGGTCGACCTCGGCCGCGTCGTCATCAAGGGCCGCATCGACCGCGCCGAGCGCGACGAGCAGGGCCGGGCCGTCATCATCGACATCAAGACCTCCTCGACCGCCGTCCCGAAGGACGACCTGGCCCGGCACCCGCAGCTCGGCGTGTACCAGTACGCGGTGATGCTCGGCGCGTTCGAGCGGCACGGGCTGATCGAGCCGGGCGGCGCGAAGCTGATCCAGGTCGGCAAGGCCGCGTTCACGGCGAAGGCGCGTGAGCAGGAGCAGCCCCCGCCCGCCGAGGACGCCGACCCCGAGTGGCCGAAGCGGCTCGTCGAGATCGTCGCCACGGGGATGGCCGGCGACGTCTTCCAGGCCAGGGCGAACGACAAGTGTCGCACCTGTCCCGTACGCTCCTGCTGCCCCGTCCATGACGAGGGCGGGCAGGTGAGCGACTGA